The Sesamum indicum cultivar Zhongzhi No. 13 linkage group LG1, S_indicum_v1.0, whole genome shotgun sequence genome includes a window with the following:
- the LOC105160902 gene encoding zinc finger protein JAGGED-like isoform X2, translating into MSPEGLAEKLRENFQAWRPEENPLDLNNLPEDYTRDGKQVSEDSSSSAGGHRKKKNGAKEGKDEPGKVYECRFCSLKFCKSQALGGHMNRHRQERETETLNKARQLVFTNDLAPGHLGYVSGGQTIPHGGYHQAGNMAGDFRSMYPTRLFSTSSPLIPAPPPPPPPQPQAASYMYASPPRLLSFASQHPAAPPVNDYFVGHVLSNSNSSYGATQPSEGNHYTCIGAPVGHGFGNTGGGGGGVRDVSLQNQEEGLSWGRR; encoded by the exons atgtCTCCAGAGGGGCTGGCAGAGAAACTGAGAGAGAACTTTCAAGCCTG GAGACCAGAGGAAAACCCATTAGACCTCAACAACTTACCCGAAGATTATACCAGGGATGGTAAACAGGTTTCCGAGGACAGCTCTTCATCTGCTG GCGGCcacaggaaaaagaaaaacggCGCTAAGGAGGGAAAAGATGAGCCCGGGAAGGTCTATGAGTGCAGGTTTTGTTCCCTCAAGTTCTGCAAATCTCAAGCTCTTGGGGGACACATGAACCGCCACCGCCAAG AGAGGGAGACAGAAACGCTGAACAAGGCTCGTCAACTGGTCTTCACTAACGATTTAGCTCCTGGTCACCTAGGTTATGTTTCAGG CGGTCAGACTATTCCACACGGAGGTTATCATCAAGCAGGCAACATGGCCGGCGACTTCAGATCAATGTACCCTACAAGATTGTTTTCCACGTCTTCACCACTGATTCCcgcaccaccaccaccgccaccaCCACAGCCTCAGGCGGCATCATACATGTACGCTTCGCCACCACGTCTACTGTCTTTCGCCTCTCAGCATCCGGCAGCACCGCCGGTGAATGACTACTTTGTGGGGCATGTCCTCTCTAATTCCAATTCGAGCTATGGAGCAACCCAGCCAAGTGAAGGTAATCATTACACCTGCATCGGGGCGCCGGTGGGGCATGGATTCGGGAACACCGGCGGTGGCGGCGGTGGTGTTAGAGACGTGTCGCTGCAGAATCAAGAGGAGGGACTGAGCTGGGGCCGGAGGTAG
- the LOC105160902 gene encoding zinc finger protein JAGGED-like isoform X3 → MRPEENPLDLNNLPEDYTRDGKQVSEDSSSSAVAGGHRKKKNGAKEGKDEPGKVYECRFCSLKFCKSQALGGHMNRHRQERETETLNKARQLVFTNDLAPGHLGYVSGGQTIPHGGYHQAGNMAGDFRSMYPTRLFSTSSPLIPAPPPPPPPQPQAASYMYASPPRLLSFASQHPAAPPVNDYFVGHVLSNSNSSYGATQPSEGNHYTCIGAPVGHGFGNTGGGGGGVRDVSLQNQEEGLSWGRR, encoded by the exons AT GAGACCAGAGGAAAACCCATTAGACCTCAACAACTTACCCGAAGATTATACCAGGGATGGTAAACAGGTTTCCGAGGACAGCTCTTCATCTGCTG TTGCAGGCGGCcacaggaaaaagaaaaacggCGCTAAGGAGGGAAAAGATGAGCCCGGGAAGGTCTATGAGTGCAGGTTTTGTTCCCTCAAGTTCTGCAAATCTCAAGCTCTTGGGGGACACATGAACCGCCACCGCCAAG AGAGGGAGACAGAAACGCTGAACAAGGCTCGTCAACTGGTCTTCACTAACGATTTAGCTCCTGGTCACCTAGGTTATGTTTCAGG CGGTCAGACTATTCCACACGGAGGTTATCATCAAGCAGGCAACATGGCCGGCGACTTCAGATCAATGTACCCTACAAGATTGTTTTCCACGTCTTCACCACTGATTCCcgcaccaccaccaccgccaccaCCACAGCCTCAGGCGGCATCATACATGTACGCTTCGCCACCACGTCTACTGTCTTTCGCCTCTCAGCATCCGGCAGCACCGCCGGTGAATGACTACTTTGTGGGGCATGTCCTCTCTAATTCCAATTCGAGCTATGGAGCAACCCAGCCAAGTGAAGGTAATCATTACACCTGCATCGGGGCGCCGGTGGGGCATGGATTCGGGAACACCGGCGGTGGCGGCGGTGGTGTTAGAGACGTGTCGCTGCAGAATCAAGAGGAGGGACTGAGCTGGGGCCGGAGGTAG
- the LOC105160892 gene encoding uncharacterized protein LOC105160892 isoform X1, with protein sequence MVYVLFRLPVYEDNSENRNLNHKFHYPSVRRKILYRLHRIHLSKVELRLLKRHPNVRAESTLQQGTSGSKMFPLCSINSVICLPSRIADLRPCKTCLTLGISRIKLLQNKRDVHLKLMRKEIAEFLQTGQEAIARIRVEHVIREQNTWEVYEILELFCEFVLARVPILESQRECPTELQEAVASIIFAAPRCSDLPDLLHVRNLFAVKYGKEFIAAASELRPDTSVNRTIIEKLSVSAPPADVKLKVLKEIALEYNINWDSTKTETEFSKKPEDLLNGPKQLAEQPHAHSTPERREGASTVDNSAASLNGKKVDRYVQSPTSLGSNSVTPRIIGSSTREQNVEPITEIKSTSIQSSDVLQRARAAIAAAERASAAARAAAQLVNVRFNSFKLDEQKI encoded by the exons ATGGTATATGTTCTCTTCCGGTTACCAGTTTATGAAGACAACTCCGAGAATCGAAATCTCAATCATAAGTTTCATTATCCGTCGGTTAGacgcaaaattttatatagattaCACCGTATACATTTATCAAAAGTTGAATTGCGTCTCTTGAAAAGGCATCCGAATGTCCGTGCTGAATCAACTCTTCAACAGGGGACTTCTGGGAGCAAAATG TTTCCCCTGTGTTCAATCAACTCAGTCATTTGCCTACCATCCAGAATTGCTGATCTTCGTCCGTG TAAAACATGTTTAACCTTGGGAATCTCGCGCATCAAGTTGTTGCAAAATAAGCGAGACGTGCATCTAAAGCTTATGAGGAAGGAGATTGCAGAATTTCTGCAGACTGGCCAAGAAGCCATTGCTCGAATTAGG GTTGAGCATGTTATACGGGAACAGAACACATGGGAGGTTTACGAGATATTGGAGTTGTTCTGTGAATTTGTTCTTGCCCGTGTACCGATTCTTGAAAGCCAGAG GGAATGCCCTACAGAGTTGCAGGAAGCAGTTGCAAGCATAATCTTTGCAGCTCCCAGATGTTCAGATTTGCCGGATCTGCTGCATGTTAGGAACTTATTTGCTGTGAAATATGGCAAAGAATTCATAGCTGCTGCATCGGAGCTTCGCCCTGATACCAGTGTCAACCGTACA ATAATTGAAAAGCTCTCGGTGAGTGCTCCACCTGCAGATGTAAAGCTGAAAGTACTAAAGGAAATTGCCCTAGAATATAACATCAATTGGGATTCAACTAAAACCGAGACAGAATTCAGCAAAAAACCTGAGGATCTTCTG AATGGACCAAAACAACTAGCTGAACAACCTCATGCACATTCGACGCCGGAACGTCGGGAAGGTGCATCTACTGTGGACAATTCAGCGGCTTCTTTAAATGGTAAAAAGGTGGACCGCTACGTGCAATCTCCCACTTCGCTCGGCAGCAATTCTGTGACTCCCAGGATAATTGGATCGTCAACCAGAGAACAAAATGTAGAACCAATCACTGAGATCAAGAGCACAAGTATACAATCATCTGATGTATTGCAACGGGCTCGTGCTGCTATTGCTGCAGCTGAACGTGCATCAGCTGCTGCACGTGCTGCTGCTCAGTTGGTAAATGTTAGGTTTAACTCATTCAAACTAGACGAACAGAAAATTTAG
- the LOC105160883 gene encoding pentatricopeptide repeat-containing protein At2g44880: MYDCFSVSKIAKVSRNLALDLPPTLEQKLISLIQSCKTPKQLRQIQSQIIINASDYQNHLISSYFLSKCSELKQINYARQVFDQLADRRYTSLWNVMSKGYLQNDLFNEVVALFSDMIRENVKPNCYTLPVVLKSCCKLLALREGEEVHCVAVKNGFKSNTYVGTNLIELYSGGGRVGCAYGVFKEMVLRNVVSWTAMINGYVANGDLVSARRLFDLAPERDVVLWNRMVTAYTESGDMVEAKRLFEMMPGKDLMSCNTLLNGYANNGDVEGCERLFEAMQERNIFSWNGLIGGYAHNGRFFEVVGAFKRMLRETDVQPNDATLVTVLTACARLGALDFGKWVHIYAESNGYRGNIYVCNGLIDMYAKCGLVETAIDVFKRMHKRDLISWNTIINALAVHGHGADALSLFSEMENAGEKPDGITFIGILCACSHMGLVKDGLDHFHSMTNEYSIEPQIEHYGCVVDLLARGGLLEQAVEFVHQMPIKADSVIWTALLAASRVHKKIKFAELSLQKLIELDPKNPANYVMLSNIYGEARKWKDLARLKVAMRDTGSKKVPGWSSIDTDDGFVEFYSFDERHSRTDEIYCALRGLTKLLRLSGYETDLTELGQETRHRATDNHFHDL, from the exons ATGTA TGACTGCTTTTCTGTTTCCAAAATAGCTAAAGTGAGTCGAAATTTGGCATTGGACCTCCCTCCTACTCTCGAACAAAAGCTAATTTCACTCATACAATCATGTAAGACCCCGAAACAACTCCGACAAATCCAATCCCAGATTATAATCAATGCTAGTGATTACCAAAACCACCTCATAAGCTCCTATTTCCTCTCAAAATGTTCTGAACTGAAGCAAATAAATTACGCCCGACAAGTGTTCGACCAATTGGCAGACCGAAGGTACACGTCGCTTTGGAATGTAATGTCAAAAGGATATCTCCAAAATGATCTGTTCAATGAAGTAGTGGCGTTGTTTAGTGATATGATAAGGGAGAATGTGAAGCCTAATTGTTACACATTACCAGTGGTGTTGAAGTCGTGTTGCAAATTATTGGCTCTGAGAGAAGGCGAGGAAGTGCATTGCGTTGCAGTAAAAAATGGTTTCAAGTCTAATACATACGTTGGTactaatttgattgaattgtATTCAGGCGGGGGACGTGTAGGGTGCGCATATGGAGTGTTCAAGGAGATGGTTCTCAGGAATGTGGTTTCTTGGACTGCAATGATAAATGGATATGTCGCTAATGGTGATTTGGTTTCAGCAAGGAGGCTTTTTGATTTGGCACCAGAGCGGGATGTTGTGTTGTGGAATAGGATGGTTACAGCTTATACAGAGTCTGGTGATATGGTGGAGGCTAAGAGGCTTTTTGAAATGATGCCGGGTAAAGATTTGATGTCTTGTAATACTTTGCTGAACGGATACGCGAATAATGGGGATGTGGAGGGCTGTGAGAGATTGTTTGAGGCAATGCAGGAGAGGAATATTTTCTCTTGGAATGGTTTGATTGGAGGATATGCTCACAATGGCCGTTTTTTCGAGGTTGTTGGTGCCTTTAAGAGGATGCTGAGAGAGACTGATGTTCAGCCTAATGACGCGACACTGGTTACTGTGTTAACTGCTTGTGCAAGATTAGGAGCTCTTGATTTTGGTAAATGGGTGCATATATATGCTGAGAGTAATGGCTACAGAGGGAATATTTATGTGTGCAATGGTTTAATTGACATGTATGCGAAATGTGGGTTGGTAGAAACTGCAATTGATGTGTTCAAGAGAATGCATAAGAGGGATCTGATATCCTGGAATACAATAATTAACGCATTAGCTGTGCATGGTCATGGAGCTGATGCGCTGAGCCTTTTCAGTGAGATGGAAAATGCTGGAGAAAAACCAGATGGCATCACTTTCATAGGCATATTGTGTGCTTGTTCTCACATGGGCTTAGTTAAGGATGGATTAgatcattttcattcaatGACTAATGAATATTCCATCGAACCTCAAATCGAGCATTATGGTTGTGTGGTTGATCTTCTGGCTCGAGGTGGACTTTTGGAGCAGGCTGTGGAATTTGTTCATCAGATGCCAATAAAAGCAGATAGTGTCATATGGACTGCTCTACTTGCTGCATCACGGGTCcataagaaaatcaaatttgcaGAGCTGTCTCTACAAAAACTTATTGAACTCGACCCTAAAAACCCTGCAAACTATGTTATGCTATCTAATATATATGGGGAAGCCCGGAAGTGGAAAGACTTGGCACGACTAAAGGTCGCAATGAGGGATACGGGATCTAAGAAGGTGCCTGGATGGAGTTCGATCGACACTGATGATGGGTTTGTTGAGTTCTATTCTTTTGATGAGAGGCATTCGAGAACAGATGAGATTTATTGTGCCCTGAGAGGATTGACAAAGCTATTAAGATTATCTGGATATGAAACAGATCTTACGGAGCTCGGGCAAGAAACTAGACACCGCGCTACAGATAATCATTTTCATGATCTATAG
- the LOC105160892 gene encoding IST1 homolog isoform X2, translated as MSVLNQLFNRGLLGAKCKTCLTLGISRIKLLQNKRDVHLKLMRKEIAEFLQTGQEAIARIRVEHVIREQNTWEVYEILELFCEFVLARVPILESQRECPTELQEAVASIIFAAPRCSDLPDLLHVRNLFAVKYGKEFIAAASELRPDTSVNRTIIEKLSVSAPPADVKLKVLKEIALEYNINWDSTKTETEFSKKPEDLLNGPKQLAEQPHAHSTPERREGASTVDNSAASLNGKKVDRYVQSPTSLGSNSVTPRIIGSSTREQNVEPITEIKSTSIQSSDVLQRARAAIAAAERASAAARAAAQLVNVRFNSFKLDEQKI; from the exons ATGTCCGTGCTGAATCAACTCTTCAACAGGGGACTTCTGGGAGCAAAATG TAAAACATGTTTAACCTTGGGAATCTCGCGCATCAAGTTGTTGCAAAATAAGCGAGACGTGCATCTAAAGCTTATGAGGAAGGAGATTGCAGAATTTCTGCAGACTGGCCAAGAAGCCATTGCTCGAATTAGG GTTGAGCATGTTATACGGGAACAGAACACATGGGAGGTTTACGAGATATTGGAGTTGTTCTGTGAATTTGTTCTTGCCCGTGTACCGATTCTTGAAAGCCAGAG GGAATGCCCTACAGAGTTGCAGGAAGCAGTTGCAAGCATAATCTTTGCAGCTCCCAGATGTTCAGATTTGCCGGATCTGCTGCATGTTAGGAACTTATTTGCTGTGAAATATGGCAAAGAATTCATAGCTGCTGCATCGGAGCTTCGCCCTGATACCAGTGTCAACCGTACA ATAATTGAAAAGCTCTCGGTGAGTGCTCCACCTGCAGATGTAAAGCTGAAAGTACTAAAGGAAATTGCCCTAGAATATAACATCAATTGGGATTCAACTAAAACCGAGACAGAATTCAGCAAAAAACCTGAGGATCTTCTG AATGGACCAAAACAACTAGCTGAACAACCTCATGCACATTCGACGCCGGAACGTCGGGAAGGTGCATCTACTGTGGACAATTCAGCGGCTTCTTTAAATGGTAAAAAGGTGGACCGCTACGTGCAATCTCCCACTTCGCTCGGCAGCAATTCTGTGACTCCCAGGATAATTGGATCGTCAACCAGAGAACAAAATGTAGAACCAATCACTGAGATCAAGAGCACAAGTATACAATCATCTGATGTATTGCAACGGGCTCGTGCTGCTATTGCTGCAGCTGAACGTGCATCAGCTGCTGCACGTGCTGCTGCTCAGTTGGTAAATGTTAGGTTTAACTCATTCAAACTAGACGAACAGAAAATTTAG
- the LOC105160902 gene encoding zinc finger protein JAGGED-like isoform X1 gives MSPEGLAEKLRENFQAWRPEENPLDLNNLPEDYTRDGKQVSEDSSSSAVAGGHRKKKNGAKEGKDEPGKVYECRFCSLKFCKSQALGGHMNRHRQERETETLNKARQLVFTNDLAPGHLGYVSGGQTIPHGGYHQAGNMAGDFRSMYPTRLFSTSSPLIPAPPPPPPPQPQAASYMYASPPRLLSFASQHPAAPPVNDYFVGHVLSNSNSSYGATQPSEGNHYTCIGAPVGHGFGNTGGGGGGVRDVSLQNQEEGLSWGRR, from the exons atgtCTCCAGAGGGGCTGGCAGAGAAACTGAGAGAGAACTTTCAAGCCTG GAGACCAGAGGAAAACCCATTAGACCTCAACAACTTACCCGAAGATTATACCAGGGATGGTAAACAGGTTTCCGAGGACAGCTCTTCATCTGCTG TTGCAGGCGGCcacaggaaaaagaaaaacggCGCTAAGGAGGGAAAAGATGAGCCCGGGAAGGTCTATGAGTGCAGGTTTTGTTCCCTCAAGTTCTGCAAATCTCAAGCTCTTGGGGGACACATGAACCGCCACCGCCAAG AGAGGGAGACAGAAACGCTGAACAAGGCTCGTCAACTGGTCTTCACTAACGATTTAGCTCCTGGTCACCTAGGTTATGTTTCAGG CGGTCAGACTATTCCACACGGAGGTTATCATCAAGCAGGCAACATGGCCGGCGACTTCAGATCAATGTACCCTACAAGATTGTTTTCCACGTCTTCACCACTGATTCCcgcaccaccaccaccgccaccaCCACAGCCTCAGGCGGCATCATACATGTACGCTTCGCCACCACGTCTACTGTCTTTCGCCTCTCAGCATCCGGCAGCACCGCCGGTGAATGACTACTTTGTGGGGCATGTCCTCTCTAATTCCAATTCGAGCTATGGAGCAACCCAGCCAAGTGAAGGTAATCATTACACCTGCATCGGGGCGCCGGTGGGGCATGGATTCGGGAACACCGGCGGTGGCGGCGGTGGTGTTAGAGACGTGTCGCTGCAGAATCAAGAGGAGGGACTGAGCTGGGGCCGGAGGTAG